One segment of candidate division WOR-3 bacterium DNA contains the following:
- a CDS encoding arginine decarboxylase, pyruvoyl-dependent codes for MVILPKYVFLTKGTGVHREKLASFEAALRDAGIAAYNIVRVSSIFPPCCRIISRTRGQKLLTPGQVMFAVVSDNATNEPHRLISASVGLAIPKDPTKYGYLSEYHSFGQREESAGDYAEDLAAQMLATTLGVQFNPDTSYDQRKEIWKISNEIVRTQNITQSAIGNKSGFWTTVVAAAVLITHIPEEQVE; via the coding sequence ATGGTAATCCTTCCCAAATACGTCTTCCTGACGAAAGGCACTGGCGTCCACCGCGAGAAGCTGGCCAGCTTCGAGGCGGCGCTGCGCGACGCCGGCATCGCCGCGTACAACATCGTCCGGGTCTCGTCTATCTTCCCGCCATGTTGCCGCATCATCTCCCGCACGCGAGGACAGAAGCTCTTGACTCCCGGCCAGGTGATGTTTGCCGTTGTCAGCGACAATGCCACCAATGAACCGCATCGGCTCATTTCCGCCTCGGTCGGACTGGCCATCCCCAAAGACCCGACCAAGTACGGCTACCTCTCCGAGTACCACTCGTTCGGCCAGCGCGAAGAGAGCGCCGGCGACTACGCCGAGGACCTTGCCGCGCAGATGCTTGCGACTACTCTCGGTGTCCAGTTCAATCCGGACACGAGCTACGACCAGCGAAAGGAGATCTGGAAGATCTCCAACGAGATAGTCCGCACCCAGAACATCACCCAGTCGGCAATCGGCAACAAGAGCGGATTCTGGACCACGGTCGTGGCCGCTGCGGTGCTGATCACCCACATTCCTGAAGAACAGGTAGAGTAG